CGCGGCACGCCGGTCGGCGAGAAGCGCATCGACGCCGCCGTGGCCGACAACACCACCGCCGCGATGACCCCGATCGCCGCGTACTCGCGCGGACACGGACTGGCCGGGGGACGCCCGTCGGCGTCGAAGACCGGCACCGCGCAGCTCGGCGACACCGGCTCCAACAAGGACGCCTGGATGGTCGGGTTCACCCCGTCGCTGTCGACGGCGGTCTGGGTCGGCACCGAACAGGGTCTCCCGCTGGTGAACAGCTACGGCGGAATGGTCTACGGCTCGGGTCTGCCGTCGGACATCTGGAAGGGAACGATGGACGGTGCGCTGAAGGGCACCGACGTCGAGAAGTTCCCGACGCCCGAACCCATCGCGGGACAGGCCGGTGTGCCGGAGTACTCGGCACCGGCCGCGCCGAAGACGACGGCCGCGGCCCCGACGAGCACCACGCAGCCGACCACGACGCCGCCGTCTCTCGAGATCACCACGAGCAACGTGGAGATCCTGCCGGGCGTGACGATCCCGATCCCGGGCGTCGGACCGGGCCGGACCACCCAGTCGACGCCGACGCAGACGCCGGGCTCGACCACCACGGAGGAGCAAGTTCCGCCGGCCGGTCAGGTGCCGCCGGGCCAGCAGCGCCGAGCGCCGCAGCCGGTGCCCGTCGGGTAGGCGTTCCCGGTAGCCTCGCGGAGTGGCCGACAACACAACGGGCAGCACAGATACCCGCGACGGCGGCGAGTTGGTGTCACCGGCACCGCTCGCCGCCGATCGACGGTCCGCGGACTGGCGGGACGTGCCCGGTCACACGGATCCGCTGACCGCGCGGCTGACGTCCACGATCGGTGGTCCGGTCGGTCGGCACGCGCTGATCGGCCGGACCCGCTTCTTCACGCCGATGCGGGTGATCCTGCTGCTGGCCGTCGTCTTCCTGAGCCTCGGCTGGTTCAGCAAGGCGGGCTGCATCCAGCAGGGCCCGGTCGGCGCCAACGGCGCCCTCGGACTGGACTGGGGCGGCAACCGTCAGTACGTCGCGATGTGTTACTCCGACACCGTCCCGCTCTACGGCGCCGAGCACCTCGACGAGGGTGCCTTCCCGTACAAGAAGTGGTGGGAGGAGCCCCGATCCGACGGTTCGGTGCAGCGCCGCTACATGGAGTACCCGGTGCTGTCGGGGCTGTACCAGTACGGCTCGATGGTGGTCGCGAAGGCGTGGCACGCGACGCCGTGGCTGCCCGGCGGCCTGCAGGTGGTCATCTACTTCAACGTGGTCGCGCTCGGGCTGGCGATCGCGTGGCTGGTCACGGTGTGGGCGAGCGCGCTGCTGGCCGGCAGACGCGTGTGGGACGCCGCGCTCGTCGCGTGCTCGCCGCTGGTGATCGTGCACGCGTTCACCAACTTCGACCCGCTCGCTACGGCGTTCGCGATGGGTGGACTGCTGGCGTGGGCGCGTAAACGGCCGGTGCTCGCGGGTGTCCTGCTGGGCCTCGGCGGCGCCGCCAAGCTGTTCCCGCTGATGCTGCTCGGCCCGCTTCTGGTGCTGTGCCTGCGGTCGGGTCGGATGCGCGACTGGACGCAGGCGACGCTCGCCGCGGCCGCTGCCTGGCTGGTGGTGAATCTGCCCATCGCGCTGCTGTTCCCGCGCGGCTGGGCCGAGTTCTTCCGACTCAACTCCGAACGCGGCGCCGACCCCGACTCGATCTACAACGTCATCGCGTCGTTCACCGGATGGGCCGGGTTCGACGGCCCGCTCGCACCCGGTGAGTCGCCGTCCGTGCTCAACGCCGTGACGCTGTTGCTGTTCGTCGCGGTCTGCGTCGGCATCGGGTACGTCGCGCTCACCGCCCCGCGCCGGCCGCGGGTGGCACAGCTGTGCTTCCTGCTGGTCGCCGGGTTCCTGCTCACCAACAAGGTGTGGAGTCCGCAGTACTCGCTGTGGCTGGTCCCGCTGGCAGTCCTCGCCCTCCCCCACCGTCGGATCCTGCTGGCGTGGATGACGATCGACGCCCTCGTCTGGGTACCGCGGATGATGTACTACCTCGGCGTCGCCAACAAGGGTCTGCCCCAGGAGTGGTTCACCGGGACGGTCCTGATCCGGGACCTCGCCGTCGTCGTGCTGTGCGTGCTGGTGCTGCGGCAGATCTACCGGCCGTCGGAGGACCTGGTGCGATTCGGCTTCATCGACGACCCCGGCGGCGGCGTCCTGGACCAGGCGGAGGACGCGCCGCCGCGGTGGCTGCCCGGGTGGCTGCGACCGAAGATCCCCGAACAGGCTTCAGCCGGTGCGCCCCACGAGGAGTCGCGCGTCGGACGGTGACCGGACCGCCGCCGCGGGCTCCCCGGCGACGCCGCGCGGAGGCGCTCGCAGCAGCAGGACGAAGAACGTCACCAGCAGCACCGCCTGGCTCCACACGCCGAGATTGACGACGAATTCGGTTGCGGCGGTGTCGGATCGGGTGAGGGCGTCGAACAGGCGGAACACGCCGATGCCCAGGGCCAGGTCGGCCGCGAGGTAGGCGCCGACGAGCGGCCAGGGCACGCGCAGCAGGACGAGGAACGGGATCAACCACAGGGTGTACTGCGGCGAATGCACCTTGTGCAGCAGGATGAACGCGCACAGCAGCGCGCCGCTGACGCCGATCCACGGGTAGACGCCCTCCCGTTCGAATTGTTTCCAGCCCAGCCACAGTGCGAGCCCGAGCGCCGCGAACAGCAGCGCCGGCGAGACGATGCCGACGAGGTGGTGGTAGGCGTCGGAGCCCCGCAGCCCGCCGCCCATCAGCGGTCGCAGGCCCCAGTACCAGATGCTGTTGCTGGTGAGATCGGCCTGCCGCTGCAGTTGGAACGTGAACGACGCGCGCCAACCGGTGTAGTCCGCGAGCGCGAACGGCAGGTTGATCGCCACGACTGTCCCGGCGGCGGCCGTGATCACCGTGACCGCGCCGCGAACGTCGAGACGGCCGCGCGTGCGCCCGGCGGTGAGGACGTACAGCGCGAGTGGCAGCACGAACAGTCCGGGATAGAGCTTGAGGCAGAACCCGACACCGAGCAGGACGGCGGCCAGCGCCCCGCGGGTGCGGAGCGACCACCGCTGCGACGCCATGACGGCGATCGCGCCCACCGATGTCGCGACGACGGGCAGGTCCCAGTTGTGGAAGCCGTACATCACCAGTGGCGGTGTGGCCGCCCACAGCAGCGCGGCCCGGCCCGCGAGCCGGCCCAGCAGCCACGCGGTGAGCAGCCCGAACGGCGCCAGCAGTAGCGCCGAGTGCAGCAGGAAGGCGGCGTCGGTGTGCGCGCCGAGGCCGCCGATCCACATCAGCAGGCCGCTCAGCACCGGGTACTCGACGGTGCCCGGGACGAGCGCGCCGTCACCGGTGATGCCGCCGGTGTAGGGGAACAGGTGCTGGTCGATGCCGCGGCCCAGCCACAGGAACTGGATGTCGGAGTAGCAGACGTCGCGGTCCCTGATCCGGTCGAAGATCAGGCTCCGCCCGTCGGCGGCGAACGGCGGGCCGGCGCAGCGGGCCTTGTCCAGGTACGCGATGACGAGTGTGAGCAGGCAGGCGGTGAGGATCGTGACCATGGTTCCGGCTCGGAAGCCCGCCTCCGCCCGCATGCATTCCAGCGTAAGACGATCCGGGGCGCGGTGTGGGATCGGCGACTGCCCGTGGACGTCGGCCGACAGATCAATTTCCCTGGTCACAGGCCACTCGTGTACCCTGCAAAGGTTGCTGACGCAACGACCCTCCTGCCACGGACAGTCCGTGGCCGTTTCACAGTCCATAGGAGGTGATGAGGTCTTATGCGTCATTACGAATTGATGGTCATCCTCGACCCCAGCCTGGACGAGCGCACTGTCGCCCCGTCGCTGGATACGTTCCTCAATGTCGTCCGTAAGGACGGCGGCAATGTCGACAAGGTCGATGTGTGGGGCAAGCGTCGTCTCGCGTTCGAGATCGCCAAGAACGCCGAAGGCATCTACGCGGTCATCGACATCACCGCCGAGCCGGCCACCGTCAAGGAGCTCGACCGTCAGCTGGGTCTGAACGAGTCGGTGCTTCGCACGAAGGTCCTGCGCCACGGCAAGTGATTCCCGTCTGATCCGGGCGCAGGAATTGGTAGTCGGTACCAGCACCTAGGCTCTGGACCAACAGGAACTCCACACACAGCAGGAGGAACCACATGGCAGGCGACACCGTCATCACCGTCATCGGAAACCTGACGGCTGACCCCGAGCTTCGTTTCACCCCCGCGGGTGCAGCGGTCGCGAACTTCACCGTCGCGTCCACGCCCCGCACCTTCGACCGTCAGACGAACGAGTGGAAGGACGGCGAAGCGCTGTTCTTGCGCTGCAACATCTGGCGTGAGGCGGCGGAGAACGTTGCGGAGAGCTTGACCCGCGGCTCGCGAGTGATCGTGAGCGGTCGGCTCAAGCAGCGCTCCTACGAGACCCGTGAGGGTGAGAAGCGCACTGTCGTCGAGCTCGAGGTCGACGAGATCGGCCCCTCGCTCCGTTACG
This genomic stretch from Prescottella soli harbors:
- a CDS encoding single-stranded DNA-binding protein — its product is MAGDTVITVIGNLTADPELRFTPAGAAVANFTVASTPRTFDRQTNEWKDGEALFLRCNIWREAAENVAESLTRGSRVIVSGRLKQRSYETREGEKRTVVELEVDEIGPSLRYATAKVNKANRGGGGGGFGGSSGGSGGGRPASGNYSQGGDDPWGSAPQAGSFGGSQGSDDEPPF
- a CDS encoding glycosyltransferase 87 family protein: MRAEAGFRAGTMVTILTACLLTLVIAYLDKARCAGPPFAADGRSLIFDRIRDRDVCYSDIQFLWLGRGIDQHLFPYTGGITGDGALVPGTVEYPVLSGLLMWIGGLGAHTDAAFLLHSALLLAPFGLLTAWLLGRLAGRAALLWAATPPLVMYGFHNWDLPVVATSVGAIAVMASQRWSLRTRGALAAVLLGVGFCLKLYPGLFVLPLALYVLTAGRTRGRLDVRGAVTVITAAAGTVVAINLPFALADYTGWRASFTFQLQRQADLTSNSIWYWGLRPLMGGGLRGSDAYHHLVGIVSPALLFAALGLALWLGWKQFEREGVYPWIGVSGALLCAFILLHKVHSPQYTLWLIPFLVLLRVPWPLVGAYLAADLALGIGVFRLFDALTRSDTAATEFVVNLGVWSQAVLLVTFFVLLLRAPPRGVAGEPAAAVRSPSDARLLVGRTG
- a CDS encoding glycosyltransferase family 87 protein, whose product is MADNTTGSTDTRDGGELVSPAPLAADRRSADWRDVPGHTDPLTARLTSTIGGPVGRHALIGRTRFFTPMRVILLLAVVFLSLGWFSKAGCIQQGPVGANGALGLDWGGNRQYVAMCYSDTVPLYGAEHLDEGAFPYKKWWEEPRSDGSVQRRYMEYPVLSGLYQYGSMVVAKAWHATPWLPGGLQVVIYFNVVALGLAIAWLVTVWASALLAGRRVWDAALVACSPLVIVHAFTNFDPLATAFAMGGLLAWARKRPVLAGVLLGLGGAAKLFPLMLLGPLLVLCLRSGRMRDWTQATLAAAAAWLVVNLPIALLFPRGWAEFFRLNSERGADPDSIYNVIASFTGWAGFDGPLAPGESPSVLNAVTLLLFVAVCVGIGYVALTAPRRPRVAQLCFLLVAGFLLTNKVWSPQYSLWLVPLAVLALPHRRILLAWMTIDALVWVPRMMYYLGVANKGLPQEWFTGTVLIRDLAVVVLCVLVLRQIYRPSEDLVRFGFIDDPGGGVLDQAEDAPPRWLPGWLRPKIPEQASAGAPHEESRVGR
- the rpsF gene encoding 30S ribosomal protein S6; its protein translation is MRHYELMVILDPSLDERTVAPSLDTFLNVVRKDGGNVDKVDVWGKRRLAFEIAKNAEGIYAVIDITAEPATVKELDRQLGLNESVLRTKVLRHGK